One region of Vicia villosa cultivar HV-30 ecotype Madison, WI unplaced genomic scaffold, Vvil1.0 ctg.005650F_1_1, whole genome shotgun sequence genomic DNA includes:
- the LOC131642708 gene encoding uncharacterized protein LOC131642708, producing the protein MHQFPELFVLAKNDALPVADAGRFDDSGWCWKTVEELFHSGSNIGFLWKELIDQIVGFRPTEGRQDSFTWGCNSEGVFKDHQRQKTLFQLWNPATNTSSIIFKKHLDYLWFSKCSFGYDNLTDTYKIVYFHPNKFEILSFGCNVRKIIQLPNLVPLNCWDRVPTKRVFLNEDVSLNDTIILLARDIAQQIVIISLNLSTDTYSKLLPPQDFVEVSLHSPTLHVLEDSLYFSHHTQETHFIIWKMSEFGIENSWTQFLKVSYQDLNIPNQDKYFLAPLCLYESGVALVQAANSGRTEVILYNWSGNRIKKTRMDKLTSWMFNQNYVESLVPT; encoded by the exons ATGCATCAATTTCCGGAGCTGTTCGTGCTTGCTAAGAACGACGCATTGCCGGTAGCGGATGCTGGCAGATTTGATGATTCTGGGTGGTGCTGGAAGACGGTAGAAGAGCTGTTTCACAGTGGCAGCAACATCGGTTTTTTATGGAAGGAGCTGATCGATCAAATTGTTGGTTTTCGGCCTACGGAAGGGAGACAAGACAGCTTTACATGGGGCTGCAACAGTGAAGGAGTTTTCAAG GATCATCAAAGGCAAAAGACCTTGTTTCAGTTATGGAACCCAGCCACCAACACATCATCTATTATATTTAAGAAACACTTGGATTATCTATGGTTTTCCAAGTGTTCATTTGGTTACGATAATTTAACTGATACTTATAAGATTGTGTATTTCCATCCCAATAAGTTTGAAATACTTAGCTTCGGCTGTAATGTTAGGAAAATTATTCAACTTCCTAACTTGGTTCCTTTAAATTGTTGGGATCGTGTTCCAACTAAACGCGTCTTTCTCAATGAAGATGTATCTTTGAATGACACTATCATCTTGTTGGCCCGAGATATTGCTCAACAAATTGTGATTATCTCGTTGAATCTGAGTACCGACACATATAGCAAGTTACTTCCCCCTCAAGATTTTGTTGAAGtttcacttcattccccaactcTTCATGTGTTAGAAGACTCTCTCTATTTTAGTCACCATACTCAAGAAACCCATTTTATTATATGGAAGATGTCGGAATTTGGAATTGAAAATTCTTGGACTCAATTTCTTAAAGTAAGTTATCAGGATTTGaatattcctaatcaagataaatATTTTCTAGCCCCTTTGTGCCTTTACGAGAGTGGTGTCGCACTAGTACAAGCAGCAAACAGTGGTCGAACGGAAGTGATTCTCTATAATTGGAGTggaaatagaattaaaaaaactAGAATGGACAAGTTAACTTCGTGGATGTTTAACCAAAATTATGTTGAAAGCTTGGTTCCCACTTAG